The following are encoded together in the Paludisphaera mucosa genome:
- the xerC gene encoding tyrosine recombinase XerC, whose translation MKASIRSFLDHLRVERQSSTHTLRSYEDDLGHFERFLEETQGAGVDPASVDAKRLRRYSAWLSGRGYAASTVARRLASLRSYFRFLRRSGEVAADPAASLRNPKQAKRLPKLLRVEEVVRLLDTIPLDEALGRRDRAMFETLYGGGLRVSEVVGIDLEDLDLEEALIRVRGKGKRERLCPVGAMAVHWIKVHLASRTPRSAGERAVFLNRYGDRLTVRSVGRLLEEHLARAGIRSAASPHTLRHSFATHLLDRGADLRSVQELLGHRNLTTTQIYTHVTQERILDAYHDAHPRA comes from the coding sequence GTGAAGGCTTCGATCCGGTCCTTCCTGGACCACTTGCGGGTGGAGCGGCAATCCTCGACGCATACGTTGCGCTCCTATGAGGACGACCTCGGGCACTTCGAGCGCTTTCTGGAGGAGACGCAGGGTGCCGGCGTGGACCCGGCCTCGGTCGACGCCAAGCGGCTGCGGCGCTACTCGGCCTGGCTGAGCGGCCGGGGTTACGCGGCTTCGACCGTGGCGCGGCGGCTCGCGAGCCTGCGATCGTACTTCCGCTTCCTCCGTCGCAGCGGCGAGGTGGCCGCGGACCCGGCCGCCTCGCTCCGCAATCCGAAGCAGGCCAAGCGGCTCCCGAAGTTGCTGCGAGTCGAGGAGGTGGTCCGCCTGCTCGACACGATCCCGCTCGACGAGGCACTTGGCCGTCGGGACCGGGCGATGTTCGAGACATTGTATGGCGGCGGCCTTCGGGTCAGCGAGGTCGTGGGGATCGACCTGGAGGATCTCGACCTCGAGGAGGCGCTGATCCGGGTGCGGGGCAAGGGGAAGCGCGAGCGTCTCTGCCCCGTCGGCGCGATGGCCGTCCACTGGATCAAGGTCCACCTGGCGTCGCGCACGCCGCGGAGCGCCGGGGAGCGGGCGGTGTTCCTCAATCGGTATGGCGACCGGCTGACGGTCCGCAGCGTGGGGAGGTTGCTGGAAGAGCACCTGGCCCGCGCGGGGATCCGCAGTGCGGCCAGCCCGCACACGCTTCGCCACAGCTTCGCCACGCACCTGCTCGACCGTGGGGCCGACCTCCGCAGCGTCCAGGAATTGCTCGGCCACCGCAACCTGACCACCACCCAGATCTACACCCATGTGACCCAGGAACGAATCCTCGACGCCTACCACGACGCCCACCCGCGCGCCTGA
- a CDS encoding RNA polymerase sigma factor has product MSQVTSARHDGYTRAVERLFEDGSAIGFTESQLLDRFASRRDEAAFAALVDRHGPMVQGVCRRFLRDPNDVDDAFQAVFLVLARKAGNLRRKDLVANWLYGVACRVAVRSRVMAARRIQEATNEDGGRLEVDSRRPAGCHPADALARDEERMRLHEEVERLPGRYRAPVVACYLEGRTHEEAAALLGCPVGTVKGRLARARDLLRKRLERRGVAAPAAALATALASSDLRAAVPAPLASETVRHAVALAASPAAWMTTTAISSSVRSLTEGAIQAMFYSQLKTLAIPGTIVAAGLLAAGASLAAYPHDAPKADEGPTAMLAAQEESKPSPAAESPKSRSPQETVALLQEVLSKYQKSLERAEAEAGEVEEEAAKEKAAERHKGRAGDMLKELREQIGDDDASGGLLVTFADFLEKAEKRDAPRAGAEAAAEAAQPTETEEPASESAPKPQAELKKPSSPEGGEQAPQAAGMAAGGFGGEGGGGFSGPTPEQTRQQIAWLAAAISKVDDNPTSVAANEALAAPFTLRSGEKSTLGELLSQIRGSLTTSDGKKLPVYVDPVGIQDAGATLDSPVSIDLEDVPLKLSLRLMLKQLGLAYCVRDGVLIISSLEGIQQELLEAQREMMGLHPDKAIMGAGGGGGMGGMGQGFGGGAGGSGMM; this is encoded by the coding sequence ATGTCGCAGGTCACCAGTGCGCGTCACGACGGCTATACCAGGGCCGTCGAACGGCTGTTCGAGGACGGTTCGGCGATCGGCTTCACGGAGTCGCAGCTCCTGGATCGATTCGCGAGCCGTCGCGACGAGGCGGCCTTCGCGGCGCTCGTCGATCGTCATGGGCCGATGGTCCAGGGCGTCTGCCGCCGGTTCCTCCGGGACCCGAACGACGTGGACGACGCCTTCCAGGCCGTCTTCCTGGTCCTCGCCCGCAAGGCGGGGAACCTGCGACGAAAGGACCTGGTCGCGAACTGGCTCTACGGCGTCGCCTGCCGCGTGGCGGTCCGCTCCCGCGTCATGGCGGCGCGGCGGATCCAGGAAGCGACGAACGAAGACGGCGGTCGGCTCGAAGTCGACTCGCGACGGCCGGCGGGCTGCCATCCCGCCGACGCACTCGCCCGCGACGAGGAGCGGATGAGGCTGCACGAGGAGGTGGAGCGGCTGCCGGGTCGCTACCGCGCCCCGGTGGTCGCCTGCTACCTCGAGGGCCGGACGCACGAGGAGGCCGCGGCGCTGCTGGGCTGCCCCGTCGGGACGGTCAAGGGTCGGCTCGCCCGCGCCCGCGACCTGCTCCGCAAGCGGCTCGAACGTCGCGGGGTCGCGGCGCCGGCCGCCGCGCTGGCGACGGCCCTGGCTTCGTCCGACCTCCGCGCCGCCGTGCCCGCCCCGCTCGCCTCGGAAACGGTCCGCCACGCCGTCGCGCTGGCCGCCTCTCCCGCCGCCTGGATGACCACCACGGCGATCTCGTCCTCGGTCCGTTCCCTCACCGAAGGAGCCATCCAGGCCATGTTTTATTCCCAGCTCAAGACGCTCGCGATCCCGGGCACGATCGTCGCCGCGGGCCTTCTCGCCGCCGGCGCGAGCCTCGCCGCCTATCCGCACGACGCGCCCAAAGCGGACGAGGGTCCGACGGCCATGCTGGCGGCCCAGGAGGAATCGAAGCCTTCCCCCGCGGCGGAATCACCCAAGTCCCGCAGTCCCCAGGAGACCGTCGCCCTGCTCCAGGAGGTCTTGAGCAAATACCAGAAATCCCTGGAACGCGCCGAGGCGGAAGCGGGCGAGGTCGAAGAGGAGGCCGCGAAGGAGAAGGCCGCCGAGCGACACAAGGGTCGCGCGGGGGACATGTTGAAGGAGCTGCGCGAGCAGATCGGCGACGACGACGCCTCAGGCGGCTTGCTCGTCACGTTCGCCGACTTTCTTGAGAAGGCCGAGAAGCGGGACGCCCCACGTGCCGGCGCCGAGGCGGCCGCTGAAGCGGCTCAACCGACCGAGACCGAGGAGCCGGCGTCCGAGTCGGCCCCGAAGCCCCAGGCCGAGCTGAAGAAGCCGTCGAGCCCCGAGGGTGGCGAGCAAGCCCCGCAAGCCGCCGGGATGGCGGCGGGCGGGTTCGGCGGCGAGGGGGGCGGCGGCTTTTCCGGACCGACGCCCGAGCAAACCCGCCAGCAGATCGCCTGGCTCGCGGCCGCGATCTCCAAGGTCGACGACAACCCGACCAGCGTGGCGGCCAACGAGGCGCTAGCCGCGCCCTTCACCCTGCGTTCGGGCGAGAAATCCACGCTCGGCGAACTGCTCAGCCAGATCCGCGGCTCCCTGACGACGTCCGACGGCAAGAAGCTCCCGGTGTACGTCGACCCCGTCGGAATCCAGGACGCCGGCGCGACGCTCGACTCGCCCGTCTCGATCGACCTGGAGGACGTCCCGCTGAAGCTCTCGCTTCGATTGATGCTCAAACAGCTTGGCCTGGCCTACTGCGTCCGCGACGGCGTGCTGATCATCAGCTCCCTCGAAGGCATCCAGCAGGAATTGCTGGAAGCCCAGAGAGAGATGATGGGCCTGCACCCCGACAAGGCCATCATGGGAGCCGGCGGGGGCGGCGGGATGGGCGGCATGGGCCAGGGGTTCGGCGGCGGGGCCGGCGGATCCGGCATGATGTGA
- a CDS encoding succinate CoA transferase: MGRAFPTLTAEDAAELIPHGALVGVSGFTPAGSPKVVPAALARRAKALHAKGEEFQIRLLSGASTGPLCDDALAEAEAIAWRAPYMTSGPLRKLANTGRVDFIDMHLSHVAQVTAGGFLGKMDVAIVEAVDVTPQGRVYLTTGIGNAPTFLQQAERVIIELNAFHSPRISELADIYTLPRPPHRDPIPIYDPLDRIGHRYADVDPRKVIGVVASDEPDGGRSFAAPDAVSRSIGERVCAFLLNEMAAGRIPPEFLPLQSGVGNVCNAVMASFSSNPDFPRFKLYTEVLQDTVIDLIGAGSVLGASTCSLSLTDEKLRFVYDNFDDFADRIVLRPQEISNNPEVSRRLGVIATNTAIEVDVYGHVNSSHFFGTQMMNGLGGSGDFERNAYLSLFMCPSFAKGGKVSTIVPMCSHVDHSEHSVQVIVTEQGLADLRGLAPMARARAIIDNCAHPAYRDYLHHYLEAAPMGHLRHDMRRCFELCNNYLETGAMLPDLDLKQFEA, encoded by the coding sequence ATGGGAAGAGCATTTCCAACCCTCACCGCCGAGGACGCGGCGGAGCTGATCCCGCACGGCGCTCTCGTGGGCGTCAGCGGCTTCACCCCCGCCGGCTCGCCGAAGGTGGTCCCCGCCGCGCTGGCGCGGCGGGCGAAGGCCTTGCACGCGAAGGGCGAGGAATTCCAGATCCGCCTCCTCTCCGGCGCCTCGACCGGGCCGCTCTGCGACGACGCCCTGGCCGAGGCCGAGGCGATCGCCTGGCGCGCCCCCTACATGACCTCGGGGCCGCTGCGGAAGCTCGCCAATACGGGCCGGGTCGACTTCATCGACATGCATCTCTCGCACGTCGCCCAGGTGACCGCCGGCGGGTTCCTCGGCAAGATGGACGTCGCCATCGTCGAGGCCGTCGACGTCACGCCGCAGGGCCGGGTCTACCTGACCACCGGGATCGGCAACGCGCCCACGTTCCTCCAGCAGGCGGAACGCGTGATCATCGAGCTGAACGCCTTCCACTCGCCCCGGATCTCCGAGCTGGCCGACATCTACACGCTGCCCCGGCCGCCCCATCGAGACCCGATCCCGATCTACGACCCGCTCGACCGGATCGGCCATCGCTACGCCGACGTCGACCCCCGCAAGGTGATCGGCGTCGTCGCCAGCGACGAGCCCGACGGCGGCCGCTCGTTCGCCGCCCCCGACGCCGTCAGCCGGTCGATCGGCGAGCGCGTCTGCGCGTTCCTGCTGAACGAGATGGCCGCCGGCCGAATCCCCCCGGAGTTCCTCCCCCTGCAGAGCGGCGTCGGCAACGTCTGCAACGCGGTCATGGCGTCGTTCTCGTCCAACCCCGACTTCCCCCGGTTCAAGCTCTACACCGAGGTCCTCCAGGACACCGTGATCGACCTGATCGGCGCGGGGTCGGTCCTGGGCGCGAGCACCTGCTCGCTGAGCCTGACCGACGAGAAGCTCCGCTTCGTCTACGACAACTTCGACGACTTCGCCGACCGCATCGTGCTGCGGCCCCAGGAGATCTCGAACAACCCCGAGGTCTCGCGGCGGCTGGGCGTGATCGCGACCAACACGGCCATCGAGGTGGACGTCTACGGCCACGTCAACTCGTCGCACTTCTTCGGCACTCAGATGATGAACGGGCTGGGAGGCAGCGGCGATTTCGAACGCAACGCCTACCTCTCCCTGTTCATGTGCCCCTCGTTCGCGAAGGGGGGGAAGGTCTCGACCATCGTGCCGATGTGCTCGCACGTCGACCACAGCGAGCATTCGGTCCAGGTGATCGTCACCGAGCAGGGGCTGGCCGACCTCCGCGGCCTCGCCCCGATGGCCCGGGCCCGCGCGATCATCGACAACTGCGCGCACCCGGCCTACCGCGACTATCTCCACCACTACCTCGAAGCCGCGCCGATGGGGCATCTCCGCCACGATATGAGGCGCTGCTTCGAGCTCTGTAACAACTACCTTGAGACCGGGGCGATGCTGCCGGATCTGGATCTCAAGCAGTTCGAGGCGTAG
- the rpiA gene encoding ribose-5-phosphate isomerase RpiA, translating to MAFEADLAKAHAARSAAELVQSGMIVGLGSGSTAGLLVKRLGERVAEEGLEFVGVPTSVSTAELARELNIPLRDVDDVPAVDLNIDGADEVDPEYRMIKGRGGALLREKLVACVASRRVTIVSPEKVVPRLGIDSPVPVEVSRLGYRHIEQRLRTLGARTSLRRGPDGAPFVTDGGNLIIDCGFSPLADPDTLEAGLKSVVGVFETGLFLGLCDVLVVGRPDGAEQIVTQARRWTGCT from the coding sequence GTGGCATTCGAAGCGGACCTCGCGAAGGCTCACGCCGCGCGGAGCGCGGCGGAACTGGTGCAGTCGGGGATGATCGTCGGCCTGGGTTCGGGCTCGACGGCCGGGCTGCTGGTCAAACGCCTGGGCGAGCGCGTCGCCGAGGAAGGCCTGGAGTTCGTCGGGGTGCCCACCAGCGTCTCGACGGCCGAGCTGGCCCGCGAGCTGAACATTCCCCTGCGCGACGTCGACGACGTGCCCGCGGTCGACCTCAACATCGACGGGGCCGACGAGGTCGACCCCGAGTATCGGATGATCAAGGGCCGGGGCGGGGCCTTGCTGCGCGAGAAGCTCGTCGCCTGCGTCGCCAGCCGGCGGGTCACGATCGTCTCGCCCGAGAAGGTCGTCCCCCGCCTCGGCATCGACTCCCCCGTGCCGGTCGAGGTCAGCCGCCTGGGCTACCGCCATATCGAGCAGCGGCTCAGGACCCTCGGCGCCCGGACCTCGCTGCGGCGCGGCCCCGACGGGGCGCCCTTCGTGACCGACGGCGGCAACCTCATCATCGACTGCGGGTTCTCGCCCCTCGCCGACCCCGACACCCTTGAGGCCGGCCTCAAGTCGGTCGTCGGCGTCTTCGAGACCGGCCTGTTCCTCGGCCTCTGCGACGTCCTGGTCGTCGGCCGCCCCGACGGCGCGGAGCAGATCGTCACCCAGGCCCGGCGATGGACGGGCTGCACCTGA
- a CDS encoding sigma-54-dependent transcriptional regulator — protein MHKSRILIVCPDASGLALLTSMLKSMGHVIDEAPNDRAAVRLLERDPVDLVLASVDPGDSDCLELLTYVRRKHARTAVVLMFPRVHPERIKEAVRLGAAAVLKYPAPAAELRAAVLQALAETERSTAATNSPPGLGIAAEPAAGPRPLFGDVGPAPSPSPVEPPVAGPGGDAAPADRPRATPVAAETPREATLVGTDPSLRQIIGLANVLAASSATVLIQGEPGTGKSELARWLHHGTSGERPFVAIHAAELSDAAGGDARAEPAASQRNLTLEWTSKLTRAAGGTLYIEEVGALDAQLQIQLLREVQLQDMEAASGRSGGDRSALVRLILSTSEDLASLVEQGRFRQDLFHRISSVCLTAPPLRHRGDDVELLAEHFRARFARQFDRNVVGFTRDALEVLRRHDWPGNVRELQGVVQRAVVMCHGPRITATHLGPILNPHRGARGARTTQGRPHLPIGIRPLKEALEEPEKQIIIQALQALNWNRQETARMLDINRTTLYKKMKKYRLLVDEPMWVD, from the coding sequence ATGCACAAGAGTAGAATCCTCATCGTCTGCCCGGACGCCAGCGGGCTGGCGCTGTTGACGTCGATGCTCAAATCGATGGGCCACGTCATCGACGAGGCCCCGAACGACAGGGCGGCGGTCCGGCTGCTGGAACGCGACCCGGTGGACCTCGTGCTCGCGAGCGTCGACCCCGGCGACTCCGACTGTCTCGAGCTGTTGACCTACGTGCGGCGGAAGCACGCCCGGACGGCCGTCGTGCTGATGTTCCCCCGCGTCCATCCCGAGCGGATCAAAGAGGCGGTGCGACTGGGGGCGGCGGCGGTGCTGAAATACCCGGCCCCGGCCGCCGAGCTCCGCGCCGCGGTCTTGCAAGCCCTCGCCGAAACGGAACGGTCGACGGCGGCGACGAACTCGCCCCCCGGACTCGGGATCGCCGCCGAGCCGGCTGCGGGGCCGCGGCCGCTGTTCGGGGACGTCGGCCCGGCCCCTTCGCCGTCGCCCGTCGAGCCGCCGGTCGCGGGGCCGGGCGGAGACGCGGCACCCGCCGATCGACCCCGAGCCACGCCCGTCGCGGCCGAGACGCCCCGCGAGGCGACCCTCGTCGGGACCGATCCCAGCCTCCGGCAGATCATCGGCCTGGCGAACGTCCTGGCCGCGTCTTCGGCGACGGTCCTGATCCAGGGCGAGCCCGGCACCGGCAAGTCGGAGCTGGCCCGCTGGCTCCACCACGGCACATCGGGCGAGCGACCGTTCGTCGCGATCCACGCGGCCGAGCTGAGCGACGCCGCCGGGGGCGACGCCCGCGCCGAGCCGGCGGCCTCGCAGCGAAACCTCACGCTCGAATGGACGAGCAAGTTGACCCGGGCGGCCGGCGGCACGCTCTACATCGAGGAAGTCGGCGCCCTCGACGCCCAGCTTCAGATCCAGCTCCTGAGAGAGGTTCAGCTCCAGGACATGGAGGCGGCTTCGGGACGCTCGGGCGGCGATCGGAGCGCCCTCGTCCGCCTCATCCTCTCCACGAGCGAGGACCTGGCGTCGCTGGTCGAGCAGGGGAGGTTCCGCCAGGACCTCTTCCATCGCATCAGCTCGGTCTGCCTCACCGCGCCGCCCCTCCGGCATCGCGGCGACGACGTCGAGCTGTTGGCCGAGCATTTCCGGGCGCGGTTCGCACGCCAATTCGACCGCAACGTCGTCGGCTTCACCCGCGACGCCCTGGAAGTCCTGCGGCGTCACGACTGGCCGGGGAACGTCCGCGAGCTGCAAGGGGTCGTCCAGCGCGCCGTGGTGATGTGCCACGGGCCCCGGATCACCGCGACCCATCTCGGGCCCATCCTGAACCCGCACCGCGGCGCCCGGGGCGCGCGGACGACCCAGGGGCGGCCGCACCTGCCGATCGGGATCCGGCCCCTCAAGGAGGCGCTCGAGGAGCCCGAGAAGCAGATCATCATCCAGGCCCTGCAGGCCCTCAACTGGAACCGCCAGGAGACCGCCCGGATGCTCGACATCAACCGGACGACGCTCTACAAGAAGATGAAGAAGTACCGGCTGCTCGTCGACGAGCCGATGTGGGTCGACTGA
- the ilvB gene encoding biosynthetic-type acetolactate synthase large subunit: MAAIDDRKAPTATRPTTGADVLVESLARHGVDVVFAYPGGASMPMHQALTRYRDRIRTILPRHEQGGVFAAEGYARASGKPGVVMATSGPGALNLVTGLADAKMDSIPLVAITGQVPTHVIGTDAFQETPTVEVCRAITKHAYLVQDARDVARVVKEAFYLATTGRPGPVLIDMPKDVQNTIVANPDYDVAMDLPGYRLPAPPSAEKLREVLEALRASERPIIYCGGGVLASDAGEALREFAAKTGIPVAMTVHGLGAIPSDHYLSLGMLGMHGTVYANMAVNHADLLLALGVRFDDRVTGKLTEFAKHGRIVHVDIDASEINKNKFAHIPIHTDVGSFLRELTPLVSTGDYRAWHKQVDAWRASDPMVYDQRDDAIMPQYVLDEFSRLTEGEFIMSTGVGQHQMWAAQWTKFKRLRTWITSGGLGSMGYGLPAAMGAQAAFPDALVVDIDGDGSFLMNIQELATVFCENLPVKMIVLNNQHLGMVVQWEDRFHQGNRAHTYLGPIDHPEAVGKGDGDLPDVTYPDFVAIARGFGVASRQVRKKSEVVDALREMIAHKGPYVLDVLVPYQEHVLPMIPAGGTVRDIIKS, from the coding sequence GTGGCCGCCATCGACGATCGTAAAGCTCCGACCGCAACAAGGCCCACGACCGGGGCGGACGTCCTGGTCGAGTCGCTGGCCAGGCACGGCGTCGACGTAGTGTTCGCCTATCCGGGCGGGGCGAGCATGCCCATGCACCAGGCGCTGACGCGCTACCGCGACCGGATCCGCACGATCCTCCCGCGCCACGAGCAGGGGGGCGTCTTCGCGGCCGAGGGCTACGCGCGGGCCAGCGGCAAGCCGGGGGTCGTCATGGCCACCTCCGGGCCGGGCGCGCTGAACCTGGTGACCGGCCTCGCCGACGCCAAGATGGACTCGATCCCGCTGGTGGCCATCACCGGCCAGGTGCCGACCCACGTCATCGGCACCGACGCCTTCCAGGAGACGCCGACGGTCGAGGTCTGCCGGGCGATCACCAAGCACGCCTACCTCGTGCAGGACGCCCGCGACGTCGCCCGCGTCGTCAAGGAGGCGTTCTACCTGGCCACCACCGGCCGGCCCGGGCCCGTCCTGATCGACATGCCCAAGGACGTCCAGAACACGATCGTGGCAAACCCGGACTACGACGTCGCGATGGACCTGCCGGGCTACCGCCTGCCCGCGCCCCCCTCCGCCGAGAAGCTCCGCGAGGTCCTCGAGGCGCTCAGGGCCAGCGAGCGGCCGATCATCTACTGCGGCGGCGGCGTGCTGGCGTCCGACGCCGGCGAGGCGCTGCGGGAGTTCGCCGCCAAGACCGGCATCCCCGTGGCGATGACGGTCCACGGCCTGGGCGCGATCCCCAGCGATCATTACCTGTCGCTGGGTATGCTCGGCATGCACGGCACGGTCTACGCCAACATGGCCGTCAACCACGCCGACCTGCTGCTCGCCCTGGGCGTGCGGTTCGACGACCGGGTGACCGGCAAGCTCACCGAGTTCGCCAAGCACGGCCGGATCGTCCACGTCGACATCGACGCCTCGGAGATCAACAAGAACAAGTTCGCCCACATCCCGATCCACACCGACGTGGGCTCGTTCCTCCGCGAGCTGACGCCGCTGGTCTCGACCGGCGACTACCGGGCCTGGCACAAGCAGGTCGACGCCTGGCGCGCCTCCGACCCGATGGTCTACGACCAGCGCGACGACGCCATCATGCCCCAGTACGTCCTCGACGAATTCTCCCGGCTCACCGAGGGCGAGTTCATCATGTCGACGGGGGTCGGCCAGCATCAGATGTGGGCCGCGCAGTGGACGAAGTTCAAGCGGCTGCGGACGTGGATCACCTCGGGCGGCCTGGGCTCGATGGGCTACGGCCTGCCCGCCGCGATGGGCGCGCAGGCCGCCTTCCCCGACGCCCTGGTCGTCGACATCGACGGCGACGGCAGCTTCCTGATGAACATCCAGGAGTTGGCGACGGTCTTCTGCGAGAACCTGCCCGTCAAGATGATCGTCCTCAACAACCAGCACCTGGGCATGGTCGTCCAGTGGGAAGATCGCTTCCACCAGGGCAACCGGGCCCACACCTACCTCGGGCCGATCGATCATCCCGAGGCGGTCGGCAAGGGGGACGGCGACCTGCCCGACGTCACCTATCCCGACTTCGTCGCGATCGCCAGGGGGTTCGGCGTGGCCTCGCGCCAGGTCCGCAAGAAGTCCGAGGTGGTCGACGCGCTCCGCGAGATGATCGCGCACAAGGGCCCCTACGTGCTCGACGTGCTGGTCCCGTACCAGGAGCACGTCCTGCCGATGATACCGGCCGGCGGCACGGTCCGCGACATCATCAAGAGCTGA
- a CDS encoding tetratricopeptide repeat protein has protein sequence MQTMTWIQSRWNRLRAAHRADLPALAVARGRELVDRHPECGPAWKILGSALVDLARYDEADEAIRRATSLCPPGKLWVTLAEMGHLHRARGNLSVAAAWYRRAINAAPEEAGAHIFLGGILAQSGRLKEAEAAHRTATLCEYGCRDEAFLNLGLVLRAQDRLDEAAGCFEAALELDPKYKPAKLALRDVHQAIRVQKAHHRDASARRDGDFRDRKAAVA, from the coding sequence ATGCAGACGATGACATGGATTCAGTCCCGCTGGAACCGCCTCCGCGCCGCGCACCGGGCCGACCTGCCGGCCCTGGCCGTCGCTCGGGGGCGGGAGCTGGTCGACCGGCACCCCGAATGCGGCCCGGCCTGGAAGATCCTGGGCTCGGCGCTCGTCGACCTGGCCCGTTACGACGAGGCCGACGAGGCGATCCGCCGCGCGACTTCGCTCTGCCCCCCCGGGAAGCTCTGGGTCACCCTGGCCGAGATGGGCCACCTCCATCGGGCTCGGGGCAACCTTTCGGTGGCGGCCGCCTGGTATCGCCGCGCGATCAACGCTGCGCCCGAAGAGGCCGGCGCCCATATCTTCCTCGGCGGGATCCTCGCGCAGTCCGGACGTCTCAAGGAAGCCGAGGCCGCCCACCGCACCGCGACCCTCTGCGAGTACGGCTGTCGCGACGAGGCTTTCCTGAACCTGGGCCTGGTCCTCCGGGCCCAGGATCGACTCGACGAGGCCGCCGGCTGTTTCGAAGCCGCGCTCGAGCTCGATCCCAAGTACAAGCCCGCGAAGCTGGCGCTGCGTGACGTCCACCAGGCGATCCGGGTCCAGAAAGCCCACCATCGCGACGCTTCCGCCCGCCGCGACGGCGACTTCCGGGATCGGAAAGCCGCCGTCGCGTGA
- a CDS encoding acyl-CoA thioesterase, protein MAPSHSHDAETVTHRLVLPRDANHHGTLYAGSLLSLALEAGYSTAYRAAGLDANLVLKRVLDLRCYVPVPIGRVIQIRGRQIHRGSAQIVVALWGPPLNDKTSPWMDGVMQFVHVDLEGRPEPLADEPQEIAEELGHPWSRLRERTRKLLHVRR, encoded by the coding sequence ATGGCACCTTCGCACTCGCACGACGCCGAGACGGTGACCCACCGGCTCGTCCTACCCCGCGACGCCAATCACCACGGTACGCTCTACGCCGGGTCGCTCCTCTCGCTCGCCCTCGAAGCCGGCTATTCCACGGCCTATCGCGCCGCCGGCCTCGACGCCAATCTCGTTCTCAAACGGGTTCTCGACCTTCGTTGCTACGTCCCCGTCCCGATCGGCCGCGTGATCCAGATCCGCGGACGCCAGATCCATCGCGGCAGCGCCCAGATCGTCGTCGCCCTCTGGGGGCCCCCCCTCAACGACAAGACGTCTCCCTGGATGGACGGCGTCATGCAGTTCGTGCACGTCGACCTCGAAGGCCGCCCCGAACCCCTCGCCGACGAACCCCAGGAGATCGCCGAAGAACTCGGCCACCCCTGGTCCCGTCTCCGCGAACGCACGCGTAAGCTCCTTCACGTCCGCAGATAG